The Arachis ipaensis cultivar K30076 chromosome B10, Araip1.1, whole genome shotgun sequence DNA window ttttacatCCTCTTCTTATgatataaaagagaaatttttttattctttcacaTTTTATCTATCATTCTTTTTAGTACAAAAActagaaaactttaaaagaaAGTGTATATAATAACATTACTTAATAATAAAGTATGAGTTTTATTAGCGAGTGTTCTAAAACACTTGTTCCAAAGtattcatttttcatgttttgaaCACATTTGATCTGAAACATGACGAGCGTCCTTGGAAGAGTTAGCAAAACCGATGAACTAACAAGACCAACTTGACTAAGTTTTCACAATTGCCAGCAACTGTGTAAAATGTTATCACCAAATAAAACTGGAAATTTGTGTCCTGAGTTGACTCTTGGAATTTGGAAAAGATAGAACCGACCGTTTTGAATTTCAATTCAAACGAACAAATTTATTCTATTGTAATGATGTTGTGAAACAGTCAGACTCCACCTACTTTGAAGCCTTCGAATTTGATTCACTTAGTAAATAGTAACTTCCTGCGTTTGGATGCACCGTGCACGCCCAATTATTTTGTGGTAAAGATTCATGTGTATTTAGTTGTGTTTATATGAAATTGATAATTAAGAAtttttagataataatttagttaaatatattaaattatcaaaCGGTTCTCAACTAATAATTTTTCATGAAAATAATTATacgtgaatttttattttattttatttaaatattcacaaagaaaaatattaaagactaatattttttattaatattaatcaaaacttttacCTAACACTTTGTATATTATTAGAAGTGAGATGTaagagtttaaaatttaaaatttagtagtTAAAATTTAGAGTGTttgaccaaaaataataaatattgttAAACGTGTAATATTTTTCGCCAACAAAATAGTTGAGGCAAAATAAGCATTTTATGTAAAATACTGGATACATTTGTAAATATACAAAGAGATATATTATGGTCGTACTAAAACACCTAAGCTTTCTTTTTCTCTGTGGACCAAATACTGTGATCTTGTGAAGCATTCTAGAATCCTACTAAAACATAAGTCACCGGAGTGTTTTTTCCTGAAAGAAAAAGATGCGAAGTGGAAAGATGTGGAGAAAAAATGAATATCTTGACTATTTACTTTGACTCCCATCCAAGACGGCAAAGACTTAACGTGATACACAAAGTCCATGTAGCAAAAGACATTGACTTTCTTTTTTCTAAGGTAACATAACATGATGGACCCTCTTCCCCTTCTTTAACAACTTACAAAATCACCAACACCCTTAGCTTCTCCTTTCATTCAGTCACCTTACAAACCATGAAGCCTCGTCACAGAGAAGAATATGCAGAAGACAACGAAGACGAAGGCGACACAGAATTCAGTTTCTGGAACCCATCAAACACCATGTCCTCTTACATGAGCGATAGCAAAAACATGATGAAAGTTGTTGAGTGCTCTCCATTTCTTCCTCGCAGCCGGCGTTGTAGCCGCATCATGGACCCTTCAAAGATCAAAGCTATTGAAGAAGGAAGGAAGGAGCTTATGGAGATGGTTCAAGGCATGCCGGATTCTAGCTTCGAACTCTCGTTCCAGGACATGGTTGTGCATGATAAGCAGGTGTTGCAATCAGAGCCGTATCAAGATGAAGAGAATAAACACAAGCAAGTTCGCAGTAGTAGTAGCAGCAGCAGCAATAGCAGTGGTAAAGCCCAAGCAAAGAAGCCGAAAAAAGCGAAAAAAAGCGAAAGCATTAATAGGCCAAAGCAGATGATGAGGGTTGAGAGCATGGACAGTGCTTCCTTCCTCCTTAAGCTCTTCATTCCAATTTCTCTTAAGAAGCCCAAAGTTCAGAATGGCTCCAAGAATTGGAGTGTTAAAAGTAGTAGTAGCAGCAGTGGTGGATCCGGAGACAAAAGCAGGTAACTGTTCCTATCatagaattttgaattttgaattgtaGTCCAAGGAACAATAAAAGAATCCCTAGGAAGTTGGTTTGCTATATATTTATTAACAAGAAAGGTGAGAAGATCGtccaaatttattatttttgattgttagttaatcattaatatttaaaaatatagaataaaatatattattgaattattaaactaaaaaaattgaattaatgactaaataatgacaaaaaataataaattctaataattcACTAACATTCCTCTCCTTTAATAGGATGAAATTGGTGGGCTAATACTAATAGATTCTTGTGTTTTGTGGTCAAGCAGGTATTTTGATCGCAACTTATCATTCTCACAAGGTTGCTTGCCATTCAGTCATTATATTAAAGGCATAAAAAAGAAAGTGGGAGGATGAATCACAAAGACACAAACCATAGAACATTTGAAAGGAGGAAGATTCAGGGGATGGAGAATTACATAGGGAGACACCAGAAGTTATTTAtacacaagtttttttttttgttatattttttcgATGAATCTAAAAAGTAAAAGAgatcattttttttattgaagaTAAGAAGATTCGGTAAAAAATTTGGttcttatctaattttaattataaattaatcttttatatattatttaatcataaaatttatattttattttataaattattattttatcattcatctattatgtttattaataatgaaaaacaataacaaattagatcttccattaatcGTAATAATTTTTTGGTAATTCTAATcgattaaaattttatctttgatTCGTTACATCCGTATTGGATTGAGAAAATCGTGTTTCttagaaaatcaatcgattgaattaacaGAACAATTaattgaatttcatgtttcccaAACTTCAATAGATTAAAATTTAGGTTTCCACGCAACAATCGATTAAATAATAATGTTGGACGataattttgtatatatatatatacaaaattatGAACGTCTTAGTTAATTATCCTTAACCTGTCTTTGCCCTTCTGATTAACACATTAATTCTCTTTGTTTTTTTGCACACTTTGcatttctaaaataattttactATTTTACATGAGCCTCTTATGTGAAACCAAATGTTGAACTCACAATCTCTTAAataagtataaaaaaattatgtcatatgagttataatttattgacaaatagaaagaaattattattttaaaagtaaGTATTGATttaatgaattttgaaatttagttGTAAATAGTATTTACTGATCAAGAAAGCAAATAGATAAGGCATTTATTATAAGATCTTGCATGGTTTACGGAAATATTTTTTACTCAAAAATACTCGATAACTAAAATAAATTAGTAAAAAATAGTCcgtacttattttatttaatatttattaattattataataattaataaatattaactaaagacaaattctaatttttttaatttttttagcatCACTATTTTTACTTTACTTTTACAATAATATTGTCATGATTTTACTTATTCACTCCTGCATCTTTCATAAATTCTTTAGCCACGGGATAATAACTAATAAGTAATATCTTTAGAATTATTTGACTAAAGTCTATGAAATATAGACATTTTGTTGAATTGTCGTGTTTGTATGTCAGATACGACActcacttaaaaaaataaaaaaaatttcagatacGTTTGGACATATCTAAATACCGTCACGTGTCAATGTATTCTTtcttattcttaaaatattattcttgaaataaatttagaaataatatatattatcaattattaaatcaaaaaatattttaaatattttatataattaaaataagaNNNNNNNNNNNNNNNNNNNNNNNNNNNNNNNNNNNNNNNNNNNNNNNNNNNNNNNNNNNNNNNNCAGTATcttataagatttttaaattcatGTGTTGATGTGTCTCGTATTGTGTCGTGTCCGTGTGAACATTATTTCCGTCATTTTTAGGCTTATATCACATTTATGGAGATTGTCTCGaaaaatggaagtgaaaaactTCAACTAATTATTGTGATTAGCTCATTTATATTCAAACTCGTATCCCACACACTGAACTAATCCGAGCCCCAAAAAGCGCCCAGCCTAACCCTCCCGAATTCAAACTACCTCTCCCTCTCAACATGACTCTCTCACATAACATGCTTGTTAAAGTTGCAactgtgaggagtgttgaagttagtcgaTTAGTCCCACATTAAAGAAagtaaggaagagtgaggagGATATAAGATGAGAAACCCATTAACTTACTactttaaggttttgagttggatgtggtgtcttctcatcttatgttatctcacttgattcctctccgAAATCTCCCCAGTGGTCGTGAGCTCCCCACGGTTGGCCCaacaaatggtatcagagcctCCACCTAGTCGAGAAGGGGGAGATTTGTTTGGTATTTTTCTGGGCTTGTGATTCTGTGAACAATGGAAGCTAATACTAATACTAGTAGGATGATCACTCTTAATGGACCTAATTATGATTTGTGGAAGTCAAAGATGGAAATTTTGCTTTATGTCAAGAATTTTCATCAACTAGTTTTTGGTACAAAAAAGCCTAATGATAAATCTTATGATTATTGGACTTTGTTGCATAGACAAGTCTGTGGATATATTAGGCAGTGGGTTGACGATAATGTGTTGAACCATATTATTGGAGAGACACATGCTCGAACCCTTTGGATTAAGCTTGAACAGTTGTATGCTCGAAAAACTGGGAATAACAAGATATTTTTGATCAAGCAGTTGTTAGCTTTGAAGTATACAGATGGGACATCAATGACAGATCACTTGAATAACTTTCAAGAAATTATGAATCAGTTATCTTCCATGGGTATCAAGTTTGATGAAGAGGTTCAAGGATTGTTACTTCTTGGCTCCTTACCAGACTCATGGAAAATTCTTAGAATGTCATTGTCCAATTCTGCTCCTGATGGTGCAATCTCTATGGATCTTGCCAAGAACAGTATTTTGAATGAAGAGATGAAAAGAAAGTCACAAGGTACATCGACTACACATTCAGATGTTCTTGTTTCTGAGTCCAGGGGGAGAAACAAAAGTCGAGGTCCTAAAAGTAGAGATCAAAGCAGAAGCAAGTCTCGAGGAAAGTATAAGAATATTGAGTGTCATCATTGTGGTCAAAAGGGACATGTGAAGAAATTTTATTGGCAGCTAAAGAAGGAGAAAGCCAAGGCAAGTAAAGAAAAGAGCACAAATAAAGATGATGGTAACAAGGAAGACAAGGTTAATGTAACTCATGatgattttcttcttgttgaggagtttgaatATGTTAACTTTGTTAATAATAGCATTAGTTGGGTGATTGATAGTGGTGCTTCTATTCATGTTACAGCTAGGAGAGATTTGTTTACATCCTATACTCCTGGTGATTTTGGTGATGTGAAAATGGCTCATCAAGGTGTTGCAAAATGTGCCGGTGTTGGACAAGTTTGCTTAGAAACCTCCAACGTTACCAAGTTGAATTTGAAGCGTGTGAAGCATGTTCCAGATATTCGGTTGAACTTACTTTCTGTTGGTAAGTTGTGTGATGAAGACTTGGATAGCTCATTCTCTCGTGATAGTTGGAAGCTCACCAAGGGTTCCATGGTTGTTGCTAGAGGTctatttgatgcttattgtaaagAGCATGGTATAAGACATCATAAGACTCCTCCAAAgactcctcagttgaatggctTGGCTGAAAGGATGAACAGAACATTGGTTGAAAGAGTTAGGTGCTTATTGTCACAATCTGGATTGGcaaaatccttttggggtgaagcttTGAGCACTGTTGTTCATGTCTTGAACCGGACACCATGTGTTCCCTTGCAATTTGAAGTGCCAGAGAAGGTATGGTCAGGTAAAGATGTTTCTTATGATCATTTAAGAGTCTTTGAATGTAAAGCTTTTGTTCATATTCCTAAAGATGAGAGATCTAAGCTTGATGTAAAGACTAGGCAGTGTATTTTTATTGGCTATGGCATGGATGAGTTTGGGTACATGTTTTATGATCCTGTTAGCAAGAAGGTGATTCGGAATAGAGATGTTGTCTTTGTTGAAGACCAAACACTGAAGGATATTGATAATGCAGAGAAGCCAATGGTTCAGCCTAGTGATAATTTTTTTGACTTGGATATTACTCCCTCTACGTCTATGGTAGAGGATGGTAGAGTTGAAGCTCAAAATAATGAGCATGATACAAGTGCAGGTGAAGATGGAACAATTGATCCAATGCTTGAtgaagttggtgatgatgatcaagatGAACAACCAACTTTGGAAATTCCTGCAAATGCACTCAGAAGGTCTACAAGAGAGAGGAAGCCTTCGTCAAAGAATTCTCCACATGAGTTTGTTCTGTTGACTGATGGGGGAGAACCTGAATGCTTTAGAGAGGTTGTTGAAGATGAAAGCAAAGCTCAATGGCTTAAAACTATGCAAGAAAAAATGAAGTCCTTGCTTGAGAATGATACCTATGAGTTAGTGAAGCTATCGAAGGGTATACGAGTTTTGAAGAACAAATGGGTATTTAGAGTcaagaatgaagaacacaattctaAGCCTCGGTATAAGGCTAGATTGGTTGTTAGAGGTTTTAGCCAAAGAAAAGGTGTTGATTATGAGGAGATCTTTTCTtgtgaggatgtcatccattcGTGCTATGCTTGGATTAGCAGCGTCTCTTGATTTGGAGATTGAGCAAATGGATGTGAAGACAGCTTTTCTTCATGGTGATTTAGATAAAGAGATCTACATGGAGCAATCGGAGGACTTTGTTGTTAAAGAAAAGGAAGATTTTGTGTGCAAGCTTAAGAAGACTCtttatgggttgaagcaagctTCAAGACAGTGGTACAAGAAGTTTGAATCTGTTATGGGGGAGCATGGTTACCGTAAGACAACTTCAAatcattgtgtatttgtgcaaAATTTTTCTAATGattattttatcattcttttgctttatgtggatgatattttgaTTGTGGGCAAGAATGCTTTGAGGATTAATGAGTTGAAGAAACAGTTGAGCAAGTTCTTTGCTATGAAGGACTTAGGTCCTGCCAAACAGATTTTGGGCATGACTATTACTCGTTATAGAGATTCCAAGAAGCTTTATTTGTCACAGGAGAAGTACATAAAGAAGGTGCTTCAAAGATTTGGTATGAATGATGCCAAATGTGTTACTAGTTCTTTTGCTCCTCATTTTAAGTTGAGCACCAAGCAGTGTTCAACCACTGATGAGGAGAAACAAGCAATGGATGAAATTCCTTATGCCTCTGCTATTGGAagcttgatgtatgctatggtgtgtaCTAGACCAGACATTGCTCATGCGGTTAGTACTGTGAGTCGTTTTCTCTCTAATCCAGGTGAAGAACATTTGAATGTTGTTAAATGGATTATGAGATATCTCAAAGGTACAACTAACTTGAGTTTGATTTTTGGTGGTGAGAAACCTTTGCTAGTTGGCTTTACTGATGCAGACATGGTAGGAGATATTGATTCTCGAAAGTCTACTTCAGGTTATTTGGTCAAGTTTGCAGGGGGAGCTATTTCATGACAGTCAAGGCTACAGAAGTATGTTGCACTTTCTACCACAGAGGCAGAGTTTATTGCAGCAACTGAAGCATGTAAAGAGTTGTTGTGGATGAAGAAGTTTCTTGCAGCACTTGGTTTCAAGCAAGACCGTTATGTGCTGTTGTGTGATAGCCAAAGTGCTattcatcttgccaagaattctaCTTTTCATACAAGATCTAAACATATTGATATTAGGTATCACTGGATACGGGATATGTTAGATTCCAagttgttggaacttgaaaaAGTTTACACTGATGACAATGGTGCTGATATGATGACAAAAGCATTGTCAAGagaaaagtttgaaacatgttgtttgatcgccggaatggcgagagcctccacctagtcgagaaggggaagatttgttgggtttttttctctcttttgtgaGCCCCAAGCCCAACATTTTGAAGGTGTTTCTTTACACCCATTATACCACAACCCTAATCAgatttttggggttaatttgagagaaagagagtagccaccaaaagagagagaagagggaaaaaTAGAATTCCCGTTTTTTTGTAAAGCAGCAAATTTCAAATGAGAGTTTCTCATtcgttcaccgttggatcgactTAAAATTTGAACTACATCTTCGTatcatctttttctttattttggttGGTGAAGATGTTGATTAGAGGTTTGTAGTATGAGAAATTGGCTTCTcaagagagaaattaggtttcccatttttacacagagcagcaatCTTTGAATGAAAGTTActcattctttcaccgttggatcAAAGTGAAATTTAAACTATAGATTCTTCACATCTAGTTCTTCATTTTGGATGGTGGAGATTTTAATTGGAGTCTGCAGAGGGAGAATTGGCTTCGACAACTGCTCTATTTTTTGGGTATATTTAATCTTCTTGCTTCTCATTTGTAAGCTTTGGTAATTTGATattttggctggttatatgcatATTTTTGTactttgtttgagactctcttgtacctcatttcattatagtggagctatttcattggtctggacgaTCCGtagtttttacctctcacattgagggggttttccatattaaaatctcggtgtgttcttgttattgctttacttgctatatttgcttgttatagttgctgccatattgtgttgtgagtgcttTCATATTGCTTTTGTGTTGGATATTTGTGTCGTTTCTGCTGCTAGGCTCTTTCAATACTGAACACCAAAGCAAACATCAAAGATGGTTGGAATAGGCGGATGCTATTGCAACTCGGCTGTTGACTACGACCATGCTTGCGGCGTTGCTCCGGTTCAATGGACGGAGGAACATCACTATCTAATTGCTTCTGTGAAGCACGACCCTGTCACTCCTAATCATGCTTGTTGCAGCTCTGATGTTGATGGCAACCGGACTTGCGACACTGCTTCGGTGAAGGTGGAATCATATGAAGCTCTGTAGAATTGTGAATTGAAAGGGAGTACTGCTTATTGCTGATGTACGCCTTCAGCGCTTCTTGTTGGCAGTGGCTCTCCCTCTTCCAGAATAACTCCGTTGTActttcttcttctatcttctctGTTGTCTGCACAAGAtatcccttttcttttcttttctttttttctccccTTTGCTGCTCCTTTGATATTGACGCTTGTGATGTGTATCTCTCTGGCTCTCTTTATGGATTCTTCTATTTCCTTCATTTTGTCCTTTGTCTTCAAGCAAGTTGGCCTTAGTGGTTCTGGTGTTTTCCTATCAAGTTGGTGTCTCTGCTAATGGGAGAAGTTCTCCTTAGCTTCTCTGCATTGATGAGTTTCCTGAGCTCCAGCTTGGCTGAAGATTCCCTGTTCTCATTAGATTCGCTATTATGCGAACAAGCATGTTGCCCTCCCTCGATGTCCAGGTGAATCCACTTAGTGGGGAATCTGCAGCTATAACTCTAATGTCTTGCAGTATGTGATCAATTTCCCATAGCTCTCCTCTGGCCTTAACAGCCTCAATTAGTAGTAAACAGTCCGTTTCAATTAGCACTTTTTCCATATCTAGATTCTTTGCCATAATTACCGCTTTTCTCGCTGCATCTGTGTTGATCTTAAGGCATTCTTTGGGCAGTGGCCTCCACTTTACTGGTATGATTCCTCTTTTAACTATTTTTGATTGAGTAAATTATTGTTTTTGTCTCCAACATTTTGGGTAAATCCTATtggtgtccctaacgtttaaatcatcctatttgtatccctaacgtttgtaaaagtgattcaatgttatcctgccgtcaattacacatcatgagcgctttagtttgagttttaaaaatcttttcttgaagttagaatacaaatgtatgggatagaatcgatgatctactccaaaaaatagctcatcaaatttaaactaattcctacaacatttattacataattcacttttctagggacataattgaatctaaacacaaatagtgggtataatattaaaatcgaacacatccaagtgagacctaattgagaatgaatatatccaagtgagaataattgaaaaatataatttgatttgtTTGTATAATTGATAATAGGAtaacattaaatcacttttataaacgttaaggatacaaataagacgatttaaacgttagggacacaaataggacttaccccaaatgttggggacaaaaacgatactttacttagTTTTGATTCTATTTGCTCTGTGattttcctcactttcttgtacTCTAGCTTGGATTACAGTGCTTAGAGGATCTGGTTTTAGATTGTGAAATATTGCTGCATTTCTCGCCTTCCATATAGCCCAATCATGTGCCCCATGCTGCTCCATCTGTCTTTCCTCTCTTCTTTATTCCATTGAATTTGTGCCAATTCTCTCTCATCTATTCTCCCATTAAtgtaactgttcataccctggcccaacgataaggcccaggtccaaacgaaaggcccaatccaaaggattaAGCCTCGCTCTACACCGACCTTCACCCCACGAAGTCGGTTCCTACCACGatttgctctaaagaagtcgggacgaagattagctggcagataagcacccattcaaatgagtaactgcccctaaaatctctctacccacttcctggagccatatctcaacctccctaagataaagggacggttattccccATGAATAACGGAACTACaccaacggtggttatgggttcaccactataaatacactgacacttctcaggtatcactaagcccaatactctctagacctatTTTGCTCCTtttgctgactttggcatcggagtgtctttgcaggtaccaccccccattctctcaTACCGAAGTCGGACGGGGGCCTTGGATCATCAATCCGCTTGGATACTCCTTCATTCCTACGGTTGGGCCAGCCAAACTgatccaacccaataatctccggttagccatcgtaacattggcgccattgccggggacccgagagatcagccAGTAATGGCGGATGTATCCCCTGAAGATGGTCATGTGGCGTCGgattccgaacaagagaatctggatacCGGAAACCACGACGCAGACCTGACCCTCCACCAGGAAACCAACGACCAACACAGGGAAGGAACCTCTGGATTTAAAAATCCGAAGACAAATTCCTCGGAGGGGCGTGAGTCAGAAAAGGATGGACCACCCCACGCAACTGAACTAATGGGGCTAGTCCATGTCCACCAAAGTCGCTTGGAACAGCTGgaacaggaacgggagcgacaaagggagatagaaaagcacctaagagaggagatggattgacgaaaagagttagagaaaaaactcttaaagttagaatcctccctcagagGTCGGAACTCCCGTGAAGATCGAGAAGAGTCGCCCCCGGGAGGGGAGGACccttttagtgaggacataatgtgggcaaaagttccaaaaaactttaaaagccccgatatggacctctatgacggaaccaccgatccaaagcatcatctaagcaactttaaaagtcggatgtatctggctgatgcttctaATACAACGcgttgcaaagctttcccgaccaccttATCGAAAGCAGCGATAAAGTGGTTCGATAGTCTCCCTCCAAGGTCGGTCACCAGCTTCGAGGACCTCTCGAGGAAGTTTCTGATGAGGTTttccattcagaaag harbors:
- the LOC107624473 gene encoding uncharacterized protein LOC107624473 encodes the protein MKPRHREEYAEDNEDEGDTEFSFWNPSNTMSSYMSDSKNMMKVVECSPFLPRSRRCSRIMDPSKIKAIEEGRKELMEMVQGMPDSSFELSFQDMVVHDKQVLQSEPYQDEENKHKQVRSSSSSSSNSSGKAQAKKPKKAKKSESINRPKQMMRVESMDSASFLLKLFIPISLKKPKVQNGSKNWSVKSSSSSSGGSGDKSRYFDRNLSFSQGCLPFSHYIKGIKKKVGG